Proteins encoded in a region of the Flavobacteriaceae bacterium HL-DH10 genome:
- a CDS encoding RagB/SusD family nutrient uptake outer membrane protein — protein sequence MKLYKIKLIFTISILALCSIGCTNLDEESFGSLSPDTYYNTEEEALSSVVGVYQALSSVSSIDRPWRLQEYGTDEFVIPGRASGGWFDQDVIDIVTHTTTPVNADVNRAWYSLFQEIGIANAVLESLQASPNSENLKSLIAETRALRAYGYFFAMDLWGNIPLVTVARIDPNNLPATRPRAEVFEFIESEMLAAIQDLPSITEVDKASYYPRFTKEAIQAAMATMYLNAEVYTGTPRWSDAVSMCNEVINTNAYDLEADVVDNFKSTNEENSIELLSSFSIDPTKNAGNNQFILYTNHSPDKVKYNLPFTPANGFSTFPEALNRYEDQDNRKLLIEYGPQYYLDGVTPLTYPDGTQLDIIPVQDLVSAADNEGYKVLKYTPVGASFAGYNADNDLVLMRYSDILLTKAEALFRDSNTTPSVSLGLVNRVRERSNATPLNSLTIQDIEDERAREFLWEGHRRRDMIRFGTYFTGTWSFKTTTTEAFRGVYPIPEIQRSANPNLDQNLGYDN from the coding sequence ATGAAATTATATAAAATAAAACTAATATTTACAATATCTATTTTAGCATTATGCTCGATTGGATGTACAAATCTAGATGAAGAATCATTTGGAAGTTTATCGCCAGATACCTATTATAATACAGAAGAAGAAGCACTGTCTTCAGTAGTTGGTGTTTATCAAGCATTATCTAGCGTATCTAGTATAGATCGTCCTTGGAGACTACAGGAATATGGAACGGATGAATTTGTTATTCCAGGAAGAGCAAGTGGTGGATGGTTTGATCAAGATGTGATAGATATTGTTACGCATACTACAACTCCTGTAAATGCTGATGTAAATCGTGCTTGGTACTCTCTTTTTCAAGAAATTGGTATAGCAAATGCTGTTTTAGAAAGCTTACAAGCTTCTCCAAATAGCGAAAACCTAAAAAGTTTAATAGCCGAAACTAGAGCTTTAAGGGCATATGGATACTTTTTTGCCATGGATCTTTGGGGTAATATTCCTCTTGTAACGGTAGCAAGAATAGATCCAAACAACTTACCTGCAACTAGACCAAGAGCAGAAGTATTTGAGTTTATTGAGAGTGAAATGCTAGCCGCAATTCAAGATTTACCTTCAATTACTGAGGTAGATAAAGCGAGTTACTATCCAAGATTTACTAAAGAAGCGATACAAGCTGCAATGGCTACCATGTATCTGAATGCCGAAGTGTATACAGGAACACCAAGATGGTCTGATGCTGTTTCTATGTGTAATGAAGTTATAAACACAAATGCATATGATTTAGAAGCTGATGTAGTTGATAACTTTAAATCTACTAATGAGGAAAATTCTATTGAATTGCTTTCATCATTTTCTATAGATCCAACTAAAAATGCAGGAAACAATCAATTTATATTGTATACAAACCATTCGCCAGACAAAGTAAAATATAATTTACCATTTACACCAGCAAATGGTTTTAGTACATTTCCAGAGGCACTTAATAGGTATGAAGATCAAGATAACCGTAAGCTGTTAATAGAATATGGTCCACAATATTACTTAGATGGTGTTACTCCTTTAACTTACCCAGATGGCACACAATTAGATATTATTCCTGTACAAGATTTAGTAAGTGCAGCAGATAACGAAGGCTATAAAGTACTTAAATACACACCAGTTGGAGCATCATTTGCTGGTTATAATGCTGATAATGATCTTGTTTTAATGCGTTATTCAGATATATTATTAACTAAAGCAGAAGCTTTATTTAGAGATAGTAATACAACTCCTAGTGTATCTTTAGGTTTGGTAAACAGAGTAAGAGAACGTAGTAATGCAACCCCTCTTAATAGTTTAACTATACAAGATATTGAAGATGAAAGAGCAAGAGAATTTTTATGGGAAGGTCATAGAAGAAGAGATATGATTCGTTTCGGAACATACTTTACAGGTACTTGGTCTTTTAAAACAACTACAACTGAAGCCTTTAGAGGTGTTTATCCAATTCCTGAAATACAAAGATCTGCAAATCCAAACTTGGATCAAAATCTAGGTTATGACAATTAG
- a CDS encoding TonB-dependent receptor, whose translation MKKLIKGRWLYLFFPEISLKMKLTTLLLLVSLLQINASTYSQNTKISLNVINATVGEIFNEIESTTEFRFLFESNQIDLNRIVSLDVDKKKISYILDLLFKETPVVYNTNDRQIILTIDKSKTIENSKKKDTDTSKKEQQAIKISGTVKDNNNAPLPGVNILVKGSSIGTQTDFDGNYEIEVQDENTILVFSFLGFLTQEITVSKSSTINIILKEDVAKLNEIVVVGYGSQRQKDLTGAVSSMKSENFNKGPQLSAQQAMQGKMAGVVIAQNSGKPGGSNTVRVRGGTSITGVNDPLYVIDGVPISTTAGVSSANIRSNGTDFFDQEPTNPLMTINPNDIESITVLKDASSTAIYGSRGANGVIVITTKKGSSGNLKVTLDVTGGISTVANKLDVLTADEYRKVNTDLGLTFSDLGGNTNWQDQIYRTAQTQDYNLSFSGGSGKSNYRASLGYGNQEGVLIGSQLERSNARININHSALDDKLTFDLRLNYGNTFSNNSPVSNTVGSEAGTSINYESYVFNPTYPIFDADGNYNHVPPYRVNPVSFANDVIDEVTNNRFLGNLSTTYKIIDPLSININLGYTNQTINRNSYINKTNPLGEGMGGYASVQKLQDYSKLLETILRFNKTYGKHSIDALAGYSWQYFVNEGLRNTASGFLSDEFKWYSLQAASTISNVSTFKGSNTLISMYGRANYNFDDKILATATVRRDGSSRFGSGNQWGIFPSGSLAWRVSNMDFFKSNTISDLKIRMSYGVTGNQEIGNLNSVTTLGATNAGYIVGGQRVTTVLPQQYANPDLKWEQTSQFNIGVDYTILDNRIRGSIDYYRKKTTDLLLRLPVPSPTAVSTQLANVGSVENKGIELEISADIIDKNDFTWTSSFNYSRNRNKVLSLSNDQYQGDNIQVAPLQGQGLSGIYAQLIKPGLAVGTFYGREFIGIENGEEIIDNEEKVIGSAQPDFTFGFSNSLTYKNVSLGFNFRGSIGNDVFNLTGNNLGYLSNLPGRNVFKEALTSGVLRSQPKQYSSRWIEDGSFVRLDNVTLGYNFDLKTTSALSSARIFITGQNLLLFTNYSGLDPEVNSDVSGTGIAPLGVDYLAYPKAKTVSLGLNVSF comes from the coding sequence ATGAAAAAACTAATTAAAGGAAGATGGTTATATCTATTTTTTCCTGAAATTTCACTAAAAATGAAACTAACAACACTTTTACTATTAGTGTCTTTACTTCAAATTAATGCTAGTACGTATTCTCAAAACACAAAAATTTCCTTAAATGTCATAAATGCTACAGTAGGTGAAATTTTTAATGAAATAGAATCTACAACAGAATTTAGATTTCTTTTTGAAAGCAATCAAATAGATTTAAATCGCATAGTTTCTCTAGATGTAGATAAAAAGAAAATATCCTATATTTTAGACTTACTTTTTAAAGAAACGCCTGTTGTTTATAACACCAATGATCGTCAAATTATTTTGACTATTGATAAATCAAAAACAATAGAAAACAGCAAAAAAAAGGATACAGATACTAGTAAAAAAGAGCAACAAGCTATCAAAATTAGTGGTACTGTTAAAGACAATAATAATGCACCATTACCCGGAGTAAACATCCTTGTTAAAGGTAGTTCTATTGGTACTCAAACTGATTTTGATGGTAATTATGAAATAGAAGTACAAGATGAAAACACCATATTAGTATTTTCTTTTTTAGGTTTTTTAACCCAAGAAATTACCGTTTCTAAAAGCTCTACCATTAATATTATTCTAAAAGAAGATGTTGCTAAGTTAAATGAAATTGTAGTTGTAGGTTATGGTTCTCAAAGACAAAAAGACTTAACAGGAGCTGTATCTTCAATGAAATCTGAAAATTTTAATAAAGGTCCACAACTAAGTGCACAACAGGCCATGCAAGGTAAAATGGCAGGGGTTGTAATTGCTCAAAATAGTGGTAAACCAGGTGGTTCTAACACTGTTAGAGTACGTGGAGGCACCTCAATAACAGGTGTTAACGATCCTTTATATGTTATTGATGGAGTTCCTATTTCTACAACTGCGGGTGTAAGTTCTGCAAATATTAGATCAAATGGAACCGATTTTTTTGATCAAGAACCTACCAATCCTTTAATGACCATTAATCCAAACGATATTGAATCAATTACCGTTTTAAAAGACGCCTCTTCAACAGCTATCTATGGATCTAGAGGAGCTAATGGAGTTATTGTAATTACTACAAAAAAAGGAAGTTCAGGTAATTTAAAAGTTACACTTGATGTCACAGGTGGTATTTCAACAGTTGCAAATAAATTAGATGTTTTAACTGCTGATGAATATAGAAAAGTAAACACAGATTTAGGGTTAACATTTTCTGATTTGGGTGGAAACACAAACTGGCAAGATCAGATTTATAGAACTGCACAAACACAAGATTATAATTTATCATTTTCTGGTGGATCTGGAAAATCAAATTATAGAGCATCTTTAGGTTATGGTAATCAAGAAGGTGTTTTAATAGGGTCTCAATTAGAAAGAAGTAATGCAAGAATTAATATAAACCATTCTGCCCTTGATGATAAGTTAACTTTTGATTTAAGACTTAACTATGGTAACACGTTTTCTAATAACTCACCAGTATCTAATACTGTAGGTAGTGAAGCAGGAACAAGTATCAACTACGAATCATATGTATTTAATCCTACATACCCTATCTTCGATGCTGATGGGAATTATAACCATGTACCACCTTATAGAGTTAACCCTGTTTCTTTTGCAAATGATGTTATAGATGAAGTTACTAATAATCGCTTTTTAGGTAATTTGTCTACCACATATAAAATTATAGATCCTTTAAGTATTAACATCAATTTAGGTTATACAAATCAAACTATAAATAGAAACTCTTACATAAACAAAACCAATCCATTAGGAGAAGGTATGGGTGGTTATGCAAGTGTTCAAAAATTACAAGATTATAGTAAATTATTAGAAACTATATTAAGGTTTAATAAAACATATGGTAAACATAGTATTGATGCACTTGCAGGTTATTCTTGGCAATATTTTGTTAATGAAGGCTTGCGCAATACGGCTTCAGGTTTTTTATCAGATGAATTTAAATGGTATAGTTTACAAGCAGCTAGTACAATAAGCAATGTATCTACTTTTAAAGGGAGTAATACATTAATTTCTATGTACGGTAGAGCAAATTATAACTTTGACGATAAAATACTAGCGACAGCAACTGTAAGAAGAGATGGTTCAAGCAGATTTGGATCTGGAAATCAGTGGGGTATATTTCCATCTGGTTCTTTAGCATGGAGAGTTTCAAATATGGATTTTTTCAAATCTAACACCATTTCAGATCTAAAAATTAGAATGAGTTATGGTGTAACAGGAAACCAAGAAATAGGAAATTTAAACTCGGTTACAACACTAGGTGCTACTAATGCAGGTTATATAGTAGGAGGACAAAGAGTTACTACTGTATTACCACAGCAATACGCCAATCCAGATTTAAAATGGGAACAAACATCTCAATTTAATATAGGTGTTGATTATACGATACTTGATAATAGAATTCGTGGAAGTATAGATTATTACAGAAAGAAAACAACCGACCTTTTACTACGCTTACCTGTTCCTTCACCTACAGCTGTTAGCACTCAGTTAGCAAATGTTGGTAGTGTTGAAAATAAAGGTATAGAACTAGAGATTTCTGCAGATATTATTGATAAAAATGATTTTACATGGACATCTTCATTTAATTACAGTAGAAATAGAAACAAAGTATTAAGTCTGTCAAACGATCAATACCAAGGAGACAATATACAAGTAGCACCATTACAAGGTCAAGGTTTATCAGGTATTTATGCTCAATTAATAAAACCAGGTTTAGCCGTAGGTACTTTTTATGGTAGAGAATTTATTGGTATTGAAAATGGAGAAGAAATAATTGACAATGAGGAAAAAGTAATTGGTTCTGCGCAGCCAGATTTTACTTTTGGTTTTAGTAACTCACTTACATACAAAAACGTATCATTAGGTTTTAATTTCAGAGGATCAATTGGTAATGATGTATTTAATTTAACAGGAAATAATCTTGGATATCTAAGTAATCTTCCTGGTAGAAATGTATTTAAAGAAGCCTTAACTAGTGGTGTTTTAAGAAGTCAGCCAAAACAATATTCATCTCGTTGGATAGAAGATGGATCTTTTGTGCGATTAGACAATGTTACTTTAGGTTATAACTTCGATCTTAAAACTACTTCTGCATTATCAAGTGCTAGAATTTTTATTACAGGTCAAAATTTATTATTGTTCACAAACTATTCTGGTTTAGACCCTGAGGTAAACTCAGATGTTTCAGGAACAGGTATAGCACCTCTTGGAGTCGATTATTTAGCTTATCCTAAAGCTAAAACTGTAAGTCTTGGACTAAACGTATCGTTTTAA
- a CDS encoding FecR domain-containing protein, which translates to MNKSKTILEILQDIVKTGIINPDKIKDLSIEEQELINNLHQDGLINDALEFLNSLKVDNSWELLKKKLSIKEKHSIPLWKKAFKYAATIVVLLGCSFFLINKFKVNNNDLKISSDAIELILESGDKKILYTNGESKIVKNNGEVIGSQKGNIINYDSKTPSKKLVYNELRVPYGKTFNIFLSDGTKVFLNAGTTLKYPVNFIKGKNREVFLEGEAYFEVSKDEMHPFIVNANEMNIKVLGTKFNVSSYNDDSEINTVLVEGSVSLSSDTKPNDASLLKPGYKGSLDKSQSKISFKKVDTRIYTEWMHGDVIFRNSTFKEITKKLERNYNVIIENKYNELSLKRFNASFNKNIETIDDIMTSIGEIHPFTYTHMDNKIIINQ; encoded by the coding sequence ATGAATAAGAGTAAGACCATTTTAGAAATTCTTCAAGACATAGTCAAAACGGGTATTATCAACCCTGATAAAATAAAGGATTTAAGTATTGAAGAACAAGAATTGATTAACAACTTACACCAAGACGGACTCATAAATGATGCTTTAGAATTTTTAAATTCTCTTAAAGTTGATAACAGTTGGGAATTGCTTAAAAAGAAACTATCAATAAAAGAAAAACACAGCATACCATTATGGAAAAAAGCTTTTAAATATGCTGCCACAATCGTTGTTCTTTTAGGGTGTTCTTTTTTTCTTATCAACAAATTTAAGGTTAATAATAATGACCTTAAAATCTCATCTGATGCTATTGAACTAATATTAGAAAGCGGTGATAAAAAAATACTCTACACCAATGGCGAATCGAAAATAGTCAAGAATAATGGGGAAGTAATTGGATCTCAAAAAGGTAATATCATAAATTATGATTCAAAAACACCATCGAAAAAGTTAGTTTATAATGAGCTAAGGGTGCCTTATGGAAAAACATTTAATATCTTTTTATCTGACGGAACAAAAGTTTTTCTGAATGCCGGAACCACTCTAAAATATCCAGTAAATTTTATCAAAGGTAAAAACAGAGAAGTATTTCTAGAAGGTGAAGCCTATTTTGAAGTTAGTAAAGATGAGATGCACCCTTTTATTGTAAACGCAAACGAGATGAATATCAAAGTATTAGGCACTAAATTTAATGTATCATCCTATAATGATGATTCGGAAATAAACACCGTGTTGGTAGAAGGTTCCGTTAGTCTATCAAGCGATACCAAACCAAATGACGCATCGTTACTAAAACCTGGATATAAAGGAAGTTTGGATAAATCGCAATCTAAAATCTCCTTTAAAAAGGTTGATACCAGAATTTACACAGAGTGGATGCATGGTGATGTTATTTTTAGAAACTCAACTTTTAAAGAAATAACAAAAAAATTAGAACGTAATTATAATGTTATTATAGAAAATAAATATAATGAATTGAGCCTTAAAAGGTTTAATGCTAGCTTTAATAAGAATATTGAAACTATTGATGATATAATGACTTCAATAGGTGAGATACATCCTTTCACCTATACCCATATGGATAATAAAATAATAATTAACCAATAA
- a CDS encoding sigma-70 family RNA polymerase sigma factor: MYKDHFNFLCLVSFQITKDREAAKDIVQDFFIYLWKKEKKLEITVSFNSYATRAVKNLSLQHIEKLKRIDLNKSKLSIPEYDELDLFDKSEEKKTFKIRELVNQIPESRRNIFISHVVDGLSYSQIAENYGISINTVKTQMKRSYAFLRSIENSDLTAVILLFLFYRN, from the coding sequence TTGTATAAAGATCATTTTAACTTCTTATGTTTAGTTTCTTTTCAAATCACAAAAGATAGAGAAGCGGCTAAGGATATTGTTCAGGATTTTTTTATTTATTTATGGAAAAAGGAAAAAAAACTAGAAATTACTGTATCGTTTAATTCTTATGCAACAAGAGCTGTTAAAAATTTAAGCCTTCAACATATAGAAAAGCTTAAAAGGATTGATTTAAATAAAAGTAAATTATCAATTCCTGAATATGATGAACTTGATTTGTTTGATAAATCTGAAGAAAAGAAGACATTTAAAATTAGAGAATTAGTCAATCAAATTCCTGAATCTAGAAGAAATATTTTTATCTCACATGTTGTAGACGGATTAAGCTATTCTCAAATTGCCGAAAATTATGGAATTTCTATAAATACTGTAAAAACACAAATGAAACGATCTTATGCTTTTTTAAGATCTATTGAGAATAGTGATTTAACAGCAGTAATCTTATTGTTCTTATTTTATAGAAATTAA
- a CDS encoding rhamnogalacturonan acetylesterase translates to MKNKISFNNNKKAFSFFLIFLISTTFMFSQNKKVKIYLVGDSTMCLYDDSRFPQEGWGMPFVNFFDDTVDIENHAKGGRSTKSFIDENRWQPILDSLQVGDYVLIQFGHNDAANSKNHPNRYTSPEDYKKYLGKYINEAKAKQANPILISPVTRMKFDKKGKVLESHAPYLKAVTEVAKEYQVPFIDLDTKSRELLEKLGPTFSRYLYMYFEPGELPRYPNGYKDNTHFNEFGARKMAELVLQGIIEQNLELANHVVKPYFKK, encoded by the coding sequence ATGAAAAATAAAATTTCCTTTAACAATAATAAAAAAGCTTTTAGCTTCTTTTTGATATTTTTAATATCAACAACATTCATGTTTTCTCAAAACAAAAAAGTAAAAATTTATCTTGTAGGTGATTCTACCATGTGTTTATATGATGACAGTAGATTTCCTCAAGAAGGTTGGGGTATGCCTTTTGTTAATTTTTTTGATGACACTGTAGATATAGAAAATCACGCCAAAGGAGGTCGAAGTACTAAGTCCTTTATAGATGAGAATCGGTGGCAACCTATTTTAGATTCACTTCAAGTTGGAGATTATGTTTTAATTCAATTTGGACATAATGATGCTGCCAACTCTAAAAATCATCCTAACCGATACACCTCTCCCGAAGATTACAAAAAATATTTAGGCAAATACATTAATGAAGCTAAGGCAAAACAGGCTAATCCAATATTAATTTCTCCAGTAACACGTATGAAATTTGACAAAAAAGGAAAAGTCTTAGAATCGCATGCGCCCTATTTAAAAGCAGTTACAGAAGTAGCAAAAGAATACCAAGTGCCTTTTATAGATTTAGACACTAAAAGCCGTGAACTGCTTGAAAAATTAGGACCTACATTTTCAAGATATCTATATATGTACTTTGAACCAGGAGAATTACCACGTTACCCTAATGGTTATAAAGACAATACACATTTTAATGAATTTGGAGCAAGAAAAATGGCTGAATTAGTCTTACAAGGTATTATAGAACAAAACTTAGAATTGGCAAATCATGTTGTTAAGCCGTATTTTAAAAAATAA
- a CDS encoding alpha/beta hydrolase — protein sequence MKHFFNIFCLILLCGKIAYAQEKPQFPSYTIELTYKKLKKDYPFITPITPLVSDKIKYKENIVYKKTNTSKLKLDVYAPKEKGKKTYPAVLLIHGGGWLVGSKENERVMAQHLALNGYIGVSVAYRLGFEAPYPAGVNDLKDAIVWLRKHARKYNINPDKIAVLGASAGAQLAGLLAVTPNSSLYEPDSKISDAVQAYVNIDGVVSFIHPEAAAESKSGKVSMADIWLNGSKEENWKNWKEASPLEYVNEHTPPTLFINSAQPRFHAGRDDMLTILNNHGIYNETHTIPETPHSFWLMHPWFETTLSYTVNFLNKVLKDEK from the coding sequence ATGAAGCATTTTTTTAATATTTTTTGTTTGATTTTACTTTGTGGTAAAATTGCTTACGCACAAGAAAAGCCACAATTTCCGTCATATACTATTGAATTAACATATAAAAAGTTAAAAAAGGATTATCCCTTTATTACACCTATTACTCCATTAGTTTCAGATAAAATAAAGTATAAAGAGAACATTGTTTATAAAAAAACAAACACTTCAAAACTGAAATTAGATGTTTATGCCCCTAAAGAAAAGGGTAAAAAAACATATCCAGCAGTCCTTTTAATACATGGTGGCGGTTGGTTAGTTGGTAGCAAAGAAAATGAACGTGTTATGGCGCAGCATTTAGCTTTAAATGGTTACATAGGAGTGTCCGTTGCTTATAGATTAGGTTTTGAAGCACCATATCCTGCTGGTGTAAACGACTTAAAAGATGCCATAGTATGGTTACGAAAACACGCAAGAAAATACAACATTAACCCTGATAAAATTGCTGTTTTAGGTGCCTCAGCTGGAGCACAGTTAGCTGGTCTTTTGGCTGTAACACCAAACTCATCGTTATATGAACCAGATTCAAAAATTTCAGATGCTGTACAAGCGTATGTTAATATAGACGGTGTCGTATCCTTTATCCACCCTGAAGCTGCCGCAGAATCTAAAAGTGGTAAAGTATCCATGGCTGATATTTGGCTAAACGGCTCTAAAGAAGAAAACTGGAAAAATTGGAAAGAGGCTTCACCTCTGGAGTACGTAAATGAACATACACCACCTACCTTATTTATAAATAGTGCACAACCACGTTTTCATGCGGGACGAGATGATATGCTCACTATTTTAAATAATCATGGCATTTATAATGAAACACATACCATTCCAGAAACACCTCACTCCTTTTGGTTAATGCATCCTTGGTTTGAAACAACCCTGAGTTATACCGTTAATTTTTTAAACAAAGTATTGAAAGATGAAAAATAA
- a CDS encoding rhamnogalacturonan acetylesterase produces the protein MDIKILTYCLAILCLLNFSSCNSNKQQENTEEEKEPAFTTIYLIGDSTMTDYTIDYDIGKDYMKTRYPKTGWGQVFQPFLSSDSLKQLTNLIKTDSALVDDRAKGGRSTRTFFQEGRWRAVFENLKKDDIVIMQFGHNDASKDQTDRYVNIEGYKEFLRLYVSQTREKGAIPIILTPVARNYPWKDGVLNDVHGDYDKAPKDVAKELQVMLIDLNKKSRDFFTKKGQPFVTENYFMNLPANKYEAYPKGQKDNTHFQPKGAIEIARLVYEGLQELSSVIEN, from the coding sequence ATGGATATTAAAATTTTAACCTATTGTTTAGCTATATTATGCTTACTAAACTTTTCTTCTTGTAATTCTAACAAACAGCAAGAAAATACAGAAGAAGAAAAAGAACCTGCTTTTACAACAATTTATTTAATTGGCGATTCCACTATGACAGATTATACAATAGATTATGATATAGGTAAAGATTATATGAAAACCCGATATCCTAAAACAGGTTGGGGACAAGTATTTCAACCTTTTCTTTCTTCAGATAGTTTAAAGCAATTAACAAATCTCATTAAAACAGATAGTGCTCTAGTTGATGATAGAGCGAAAGGCGGGCGTAGTACCCGCACCTTTTTTCAAGAAGGTAGATGGCGTGCTGTGTTTGAGAATCTTAAAAAAGATGATATCGTCATCATGCAATTCGGACATAACGACGCTTCCAAAGACCAAACTGATCGCTATGTAAATATCGAGGGTTATAAAGAGTTTTTAAGGCTTTATGTTTCACAAACCAGAGAAAAAGGCGCCATTCCTATTATTTTAACACCTGTTGCGAGAAACTACCCTTGGAAAGACGGTGTTTTAAATGACGTGCATGGTGATTATGATAAAGCACCAAAAGATGTCGCTAAGGAATTACAAGTTATGCTTATAGATTTGAACAAGAAATCTAGAGACTTTTTTACTAAAAAAGGCCAACCTTTTGTGACTGAAAATTATTTTATGAATCTTCCTGCGAATAAATATGAAGCTTATCCTAAAGGTCAAAAAGACAACACTCATTTTCAGCCCAAAGGAGCTATAGAAATAGCACGACTTGTTTATGAAGGACTGCAAGAACTAAGTTCAGTAATTGAAAATTAA